Proteins encoded together in one Oceanobacillus iheyensis HTE831 window:
- a CDS encoding dockerin type I domain-containing protein, with protein MGTWRSLPLRTQDAGDINQDSVIDIIDALLMVKYWGSDKQAADFNFDGTGDKKDFELLAANFLKIDPGVKEVPKKTRKHNGKTLDDVKEMLDIS; from the coding sequence GTGGGTACGTGGAGATCACTCCCTCTTCGTACACAAGATGCTGGGGATATTAATCAAGACAGTGTTATTGATATTATCGATGCCCTCTTAATGGTAAAATATTGGGGCAGTGATAAACAAGCAGCCGATTTTAATTTTGATGGCACAGGAGACAAAAAAGATTTCGAACTGCTTGCAGCTAACTTTTTGAAAATTGATCCAGGTGTAAAAGAAGTGCCTAAAAAGACACGAAAACATAATGGTAAAACCTTGGATGACGTAAAAGAAATGTTAGACATTTCCTAA
- a CDS encoding methylated-DNA--[protein]-cysteine S-methyltransferase: MNNVLYYSKITFDNGSIWVLGTDKDIYYIGGYNSGFNDLSLWAKKKYPAYELIGDDQILETAVEEMKSYFDGKLTDFSFEVDYSYGTPFQQKVWHALQEVPYGETVTYTDIANQIGRPDAVRAVAGAIGANQLLIAIPCHRVIGKNGKLVGYRGGIEMKESLLKLES; the protein is encoded by the coding sequence ATGAACAACGTGCTATATTATTCAAAAATTACGTTTGATAATGGAAGTATATGGGTTTTAGGAACGGATAAAGATATCTATTATATAGGAGGATATAATTCAGGATTTAATGATTTGTCATTATGGGCTAAGAAAAAATATCCTGCTTATGAACTGATTGGTGACGATCAAATTTTAGAAACCGCAGTAGAGGAAATGAAGAGTTATTTTGATGGAAAACTTACAGACTTTTCTTTTGAAGTCGATTATTCTTATGGCACCCCTTTTCAACAGAAGGTTTGGCATGCTTTACAAGAAGTTCCTTATGGTGAAACGGTTACGTATACTGACATTGCTAATCAAATAGGAAGACCCGATGCAGTGAGAGCAGTAGCTGGTGCAATTGGTGCAAATCAACTATTGATAGCCATTCCCTGCCATCGTGTTATTGGGAAGAACGGAAAGTTAGTCGGTTATCGAGGCGGCATCGAAATGAAAGAATCATTATTAAAATTAGAGTCATAG
- a CDS encoding YndJ family protein encodes MRNRIIFQTCIGFLFWLSSFLFMEVTTIERLLIFGIAVTVPLTFLLTETTDRYGKHFKVYSLAVKFYPIAAIFAIISFFFPLGFISGLWTVPWLIWVTMVFLYGVQRLMARGLHYIEEVSIDIGLIYLLLGGVWLSIFRFGINVLDFGTVIISLTAIHFHFSSFVTPIFAGLLGRFYRRYIGISKQFKLMLVGIMVSSLGIAIGITISRVVEFFFVGVYAISLWGYTYYLVFRLYNVVKNKLAYILLSISSLTLIMTMLFASIYGFGRMISIDFVTIPQMVDYHGIANAFIFVFLGVVGWLIAQPKMYFISYGIPFSNLNGERKIGSDFFQRHDYTSTQVYSGLVNRLEDFDQTDFNSNKVSPRIKHFYEQTIDYDLLSLTYWQKGFHKLSNVYKAISSKVQQINLPSHEDKDELTVKSEIIGIDDVKDGRKDARAWVRTSKVTEKAVFVAAYSHHSFAENKYVNIALPLPFGHMTGILRFANGIDDGLELTSKARSKNKGDEGIYYVTKWFSVKLPISEHFTVWEEEDYLKASHEMWILGKKFLAIDYMIHLKIHR; translated from the coding sequence ATGAGAAACAGAATAATTTTTCAAACATGCATAGGTTTCCTATTTTGGCTAAGTTCTTTTCTTTTTATGGAAGTTACCACCATAGAGCGCTTGCTGATCTTTGGGATTGCAGTAACAGTCCCACTGACATTTTTATTAACAGAAACTACGGATAGATACGGAAAACATTTTAAGGTTTATTCATTAGCAGTTAAGTTTTATCCAATTGCTGCTATATTTGCAATTATTTCTTTTTTCTTTCCGTTAGGATTCATTTCAGGTTTATGGACGGTACCATGGCTGATTTGGGTGACGATGGTCTTTTTATATGGGGTTCAAAGATTGATGGCGAGAGGGCTTCACTATATTGAGGAAGTAAGCATCGATATAGGTTTAATCTATTTACTTCTTGGGGGAGTATGGTTAAGTATATTCCGATTTGGGATCAATGTGTTGGATTTTGGTACAGTCATTATTAGCTTAACAGCAATACATTTTCATTTTTCCTCCTTTGTTACTCCCATATTTGCAGGATTACTTGGTAGATTCTATAGACGCTACATAGGAATATCAAAACAATTTAAACTAATGTTGGTTGGAATTATGGTTAGTTCGCTTGGGATAGCAATCGGAATTACGATTTCAAGAGTCGTAGAATTTTTCTTTGTAGGAGTGTATGCGATTAGCTTATGGGGATATACATATTATTTAGTGTTTCGTTTATATAACGTAGTAAAAAACAAGCTGGCTTATATATTACTTTCTATCTCTTCATTGACCTTAATAATGACAATGTTATTTGCGTCGATTTATGGGTTTGGGCGAATGATAAGTATAGACTTTGTTACAATTCCACAAATGGTTGATTATCATGGTATAGCCAATGCCTTTATCTTTGTATTTCTTGGAGTGGTTGGTTGGCTCATCGCTCAACCAAAAATGTATTTCATATCTTACGGAATACCTTTCAGTAATTTAAATGGAGAGAGAAAAATAGGGTCAGATTTTTTTCAACGCCATGATTATACTTCGACACAGGTTTATTCTGGTTTAGTTAATCGTTTAGAAGACTTCGATCAAACAGATTTCAATTCTAACAAGGTAAGTCCACGTATTAAACATTTTTATGAGCAGACGATCGATTATGATTTATTATCATTAACTTATTGGCAAAAAGGATTCCATAAGCTATCAAATGTGTATAAAGCAATTAGTTCAAAAGTACAACAAATTAATCTTCCTTCTCATGAAGATAAAGACGAGCTAACAGTAAAAAGTGAAATCATTGGTATTGATGATGTTAAAGATGGAAGAAAAGATGCTCGTGCATGGGTTCGAACTTCAAAAGTGACAGAAAAAGCGGTTTTTGTTGCTGCATATTCACACCATTCATTTGCTGAAAACAAATATGTAAACATAGCTTTGCCATTACCGTTTGGGCATATGACAGGGATTCTTCGTTTCGCAAACGGAATTGACGATGGATTAGAATTAACAAGTAAAGCCCGTTCGAAGAATAAAGGAGATGAAGGTATATATTACGTAACTAAATGGTTTTCTGTTAAGCTTCCAATTAGTGAGCATTTTACAGTTTGGGAAGAGGAAGATTATTTGAAGGCGAGCCATGAAATGTGGATACTTGGAAAGAAATTTTTGGCTATAGATTATATGATTCATCTTAAAATTCACCGTTAG
- a CDS encoding cohesin domain-containing protein: protein MNIIDPTISKMQDAGFDIDQSSNNVVYYWGSAFPGGVLTPDNTGNITDEIAMAPILERAPVGFFSYDSVGNFNQGGPYMHNFVKEGTPYSTVSSNKKEITVDEEVEFTLTAHNVEMLQEANFQLNYDKQQLQLVDVKLHEDVESYGDPTITYSEESISNTRNNISISTAINDIEQEVTGDIPIAVATFTGKEADFGRNNYVKNPTLSTTYTNTQEETTNLRGYYEGQNTELLRNYSEVRGNILAQGFFGLDGQYDSSQEFPNASIQMQATDAEGNKYDATIENDNDFTIQVPVTDETFDLEVKIPGSFPSPYNF, encoded by the coding sequence ATGAATATAATAGATCCAACCATTAGCAAGATGCAAGATGCCGGTTTTGATATTGACCAATCAAGTAATAATGTCGTGTATTATTGGGGATCTGCCTTCCCAGGCGGCGTACTAACTCCGGATAATACAGGGAATATAACGGATGAAATTGCTATGGCTCCAATATTAGAGAGAGCTCCGGTTGGTTTCTTCAGCTATGATTCGGTAGGAAACTTTAATCAAGGCGGCCCTTATATGCATAATTTTGTCAAAGAAGGGACACCGTATTCCACTGTATCGTCAAACAAAAAAGAAATAACAGTAGATGAAGAAGTAGAATTCACCTTAACTGCTCATAATGTTGAAATGTTACAAGAGGCTAACTTCCAGCTAAATTATGATAAACAACAACTACAATTAGTAGATGTGAAGCTCCATGAAGATGTCGAGTCATATGGAGATCCAACAATCACATATAGTGAGGAATCCATTAGCAATACTAGAAATAACATTAGCATTTCCACAGCAATTAATGATATCGAGCAAGAAGTGACCGGAGATATACCGATAGCTGTGGCTACGTTCACAGGAAAAGAAGCGGATTTTGGCCGAAATAATTACGTAAAGAATCCTACTCTTTCAACAACGTATACCAATACACAAGAAGAAACAACAAACTTAAGAGGTTATTATGAAGGCCAAAACACTGAATTGCTGCGCAACTATTCCGAAGTAAGAGGAAATATCTTAGCACAAGGCTTCTTCGGTTTAGATGGTCAGTATGATAGTAGTCAAGAATTTCCTAATGCATCGATCCAAATGCAGGCAACTGACGCCGAAGGTAATAAATATGATGCGACAATTGAAAACGATAATGATTTTACAATTCAAGTACCAGTCACAGACGAAACATTTGATTTAGAAGTAAAAATCCCAGGGTCATTTCCCAGTCCGTACAACTTTTGA
- a CDS encoding DoxX-like family protein translates to MKRKKPIYVETFIRSDLDKVWKYSQDPKLHEQWDLRFSEITYLSKEREDDPQHFLYKTNIGFGMSISGTGESVGKRENQTEKVSSLKFWTKHPLSLIKEGSGYWKYIDTNEGTKFLTLYNYNPALGIFGKILDLLFRPLLGWATAWSFDTFRLWLEKGIPPHLSFCRSFIFYIACFILSFIWIYQGLVPKILFQHTGELDLVQSIGWFQGYESVLLYLLGLFQILFGLTFLLFGRWKSLHILNIIALLLLGIAATISDVTTLLTPFNTTTLTIAMLGLSFISLLSLKDLPNATACIRKVPSRRE, encoded by the coding sequence ATGAAAAGAAAGAAACCAATTTATGTGGAAACTTTCATTCGTAGTGATTTGGATAAAGTTTGGAAGTATTCACAAGATCCTAAACTTCATGAACAATGGGATTTGAGGTTTTCAGAGATCACATACTTATCTAAAGAGCGTGAAGATGATCCACAACATTTTCTGTATAAAACAAATATTGGATTTGGCATGAGTATATCGGGGACAGGAGAGAGTGTGGGCAAACGTGAGAATCAAACTGAAAAAGTATCTTCATTGAAGTTTTGGACAAAGCATCCATTGTCACTTATAAAGGAGGGCAGCGGCTATTGGAAATACATTGATACTAATGAAGGTACTAAATTCCTGACATTATATAATTACAATCCAGCACTCGGTATATTTGGAAAGATACTTGATTTGTTATTTCGACCGTTATTAGGTTGGGCTACAGCGTGGAGCTTTGATACTTTCAGGCTTTGGCTAGAAAAAGGAATACCACCACATTTGTCCTTTTGTAGAAGTTTTATTTTTTATATCGCCTGTTTCATTCTTTCGTTTATATGGATTTATCAAGGACTTGTTCCAAAAATTCTTTTTCAACATACGGGGGAATTAGATTTAGTTCAATCTATTGGATGGTTTCAAGGTTATGAAAGTGTACTATTGTACTTATTGGGATTGTTTCAGATTTTATTTGGTTTGACCTTTTTATTATTTGGTAGATGGAAATCACTACATATATTAAATATAATAGCACTGCTTTTATTAGGCATAGCAGCTACTATAAGTGATGTTACGACGCTCTTAACTCCTTTTAATACGACTACATTAACGATAGCGATGCTAGGGTTATCTTTTATTTCCCTCCTAAGTCTGAAAGATTTACCTAATGCCACTGCATGTATTCGTAAAGTACCAAGCAGACGGGAGTGA
- a CDS encoding dihydrofolate reductase family protein, whose protein sequence is MDKKRKVKLFIATSLDGYIATKDESLQWLEDIEGEGDNGYLRFYEEIDTVIMGNKTYQWLESQNVNEFPYKGKDCYVFSRKESGRNENVIFVNDDVKRFIQMLQKKEGRDIWIVGGGELLTSFIEQDLIDEYIITIAPIILGEGIPLFKECSSTINLSLIGTQKFNQFIELHYERTLTN, encoded by the coding sequence ATGGATAAGAAGCGGAAGGTGAAATTATTTATCGCTACTAGCCTGGATGGGTATATTGCAACGAAGGATGAATCTCTTCAATGGCTTGAGGATATTGAAGGTGAAGGGGACAATGGTTATTTAAGATTTTATGAGGAAATAGATACGGTGATTATGGGGAATAAAACGTATCAATGGCTCGAATCACAAAACGTAAATGAATTCCCCTACAAAGGAAAAGACTGTTATGTGTTTTCACGTAAAGAATCAGGGAGAAATGAAAATGTGATTTTTGTAAATGATGATGTGAAGCGTTTTATTCAGATGTTACAAAAGAAAGAAGGACGAGATATATGGATAGTCGGTGGTGGGGAGTTGCTAACATCTTTCATAGAACAAGACTTAATTGATGAATACATTATTACTATTGCACCAATCATTCTTGGAGAGGGAATACCTTTGTTTAAAGAATGTAGCAGTACTATAAACTTATCGCTAATAGGTACGCAGAAATTTAACCAGTTTATAGAACTGCATTATGAGAGAACTTTAACTAATTAA
- a CDS encoding MOSC domain-containing protein, with product MGDSMEEPFVHKIINQGQFIENEMYLSKKGFIENNREPLKKSDLDKAISAFPIKHYSNPDNEALFSERVGEKKENFSILEMDEFSVFIGDIYQLGEAIIQVSQPGIVKREEVENGFRTGWYFRVIKEGTVRPETDLVLQERPYPQFSIAACSEIMYMNRDDLWAADDLFQCEALGHTWRKALRKRLRGY from the coding sequence TTGGGTGACAGTATGGAAGAACCGTTTGTTCATAAGATTATTAATCAAGGTCAATTCATTGAAAATGAGATGTATCTATCAAAAAAAGGGTTCATTGAGAACAACAGAGAACCATTAAAAAAATCAGACTTAGACAAAGCGATTTCTGCTTTTCCTATTAAGCATTATTCCAATCCAGACAATGAAGCTCTGTTCAGCGAGAGAGTTGGAGAAAAGAAGGAGAATTTCTCCATACTAGAGATGGACGAGTTTTCTGTATTTATCGGAGATATTTATCAATTAGGAGAAGCGATAATCCAAGTCTCTCAACCCGGAATTGTAAAGAGGGAAGAAGTGGAGAATGGATTTCGTACGGGCTGGTATTTTCGAGTGATTAAAGAAGGAACGGTCCGACCTGAAACGGATCTTGTACTACAGGAACGTCCATATCCGCAATTTTCTATTGCAGCTTGTTCGGAAATTATGTATATGAACCGAGATGATTTATGGGCTGCAGATGATTTGTTTCAATGTGAAGCTTTAGGCCATACGTGGAGAAAAGCTTTGAGGAAGCGTTTAAGAGGCTATTGA
- a CDS encoding S8 family serine peptidase: protein MKAHRKIVSIIMIAALVFSLVNLPGTKTLANNQQSLESVLSDLTPEQKENYKQLQSVEQEGLFLSRDIDLKSEEQVKVIIQLDHHPEKIAVMESELKGQRISSKKAKSDVEEDQQQFKDNIASMFKGKSSNQYTLGKSYKNAMNGIAVELPANKIKEVLNFDVVRAIWSDVEVKIDPPIKEEKLDKEQIEPYMMESIPYLQIDKLHTEGYTGEGIKVGVLDTGIDYNHPDLEGVYAGGYDMVDDDNDPMETTYQDWIDSEQPEYNGSNSYYTEHGTHVAGTIAGEGDNSSEHRIKGVAPEVDLYGYRVLGPYGSGTSENVIAGIDRAIAEGMDVINLSLGAMVNDPLFPTSVAVNNAVLSGVTAVVSAGNAGNQDFTLGSPGTASLALTVGASDVPVDIATFDGAYGSETVDLQLMAKHFDDDLSSLVDTNLPIVDVGFGRASDYNDSPSVEGKIALISRGEIPFVDKITTTKEQGAEAILLYNNVDEGHIPSYLAEGVDYIPTFSLTKDDGEALKGILETDETFTFSNLDAITTEGDRLAEFSSRGPSKVNYDIKPEIVAPGVNIQSTVPSYINDQENGTYTFAYQRLSGTSMASPHIAGIAALLLQSNDQYEPEDVRSLLMNTADPLNGDYSVYEVGAGRVDPYEAVHSDLNFQVIDETTNLENGNEVEIEEITGGMSFGLKYVDKKDLKLKKELEITNAGDQDKVLKGNVEFTNQSLDPEENKVNFSIKNNVKIKSG, encoded by the coding sequence GTGAAAGCTCATAGAAAAATAGTATCAATAATAATGATTGCAGCCCTAGTGTTTTCGTTAGTGAATCTACCAGGTACGAAAACTCTAGCAAACAATCAACAATCGCTAGAATCTGTACTATCAGATCTAACACCAGAACAAAAAGAAAATTATAAGCAGTTGCAATCAGTAGAACAAGAAGGTCTTTTTCTATCACGTGACATAGACCTTAAAAGTGAGGAACAAGTGAAAGTGATTATTCAACTTGATCATCACCCAGAGAAAATTGCAGTAATGGAGTCAGAACTAAAAGGTCAACGGATTTCTTCTAAAAAAGCAAAATCCGATGTAGAAGAAGATCAACAACAATTTAAGGACAACATTGCATCGATGTTTAAAGGTAAGAGCAGCAACCAATATACACTTGGCAAGTCTTATAAAAATGCGATGAATGGTATCGCAGTCGAACTTCCTGCCAATAAAATTAAAGAAGTATTGAATTTTGACGTCGTGCGAGCCATTTGGAGCGACGTAGAGGTGAAGATAGACCCTCCAATTAAGGAAGAAAAATTAGATAAAGAACAAATTGAGCCTTATATGATGGAAAGTATTCCATATTTACAAATTGATAAGTTACATACAGAAGGATATACAGGTGAAGGTATAAAGGTCGGGGTATTGGATACTGGTATTGACTACAATCATCCAGATTTAGAGGGAGTCTATGCAGGTGGATACGATATGGTAGATGACGACAATGACCCGATGGAAACAACCTATCAAGATTGGATAGATTCGGAACAACCAGAGTACAACGGAAGCAATTCTTATTATACAGAGCATGGTACACATGTTGCAGGAACCATTGCTGGCGAAGGAGATAATTCCAGTGAACATCGTATTAAAGGTGTTGCGCCTGAGGTAGATTTATATGGTTATAGAGTTCTCGGCCCGTACGGAAGTGGTACAAGTGAAAATGTTATTGCTGGTATTGATCGTGCAATAGCGGAAGGGATGGATGTCATTAATCTGTCATTAGGAGCAATGGTAAATGATCCTCTATTCCCTACGAGTGTAGCAGTTAATAATGCTGTGTTAAGTGGTGTCACTGCCGTTGTATCGGCTGGAAATGCAGGTAATCAGGATTTCACCTTAGGATCACCAGGAACAGCTTCTCTAGCGTTAACCGTAGGAGCTAGTGATGTTCCGGTTGATATTGCAACATTCGACGGTGCATACGGTTCAGAGACAGTTGATTTACAACTGATGGCGAAGCATTTTGATGATGATCTATCATCATTAGTAGATACGAATCTACCAATTGTGGATGTAGGTTTTGGTAGAGCGTCTGATTATAATGACAGTCCGAGTGTCGAAGGAAAAATTGCATTGATAAGCAGAGGAGAAATTCCTTTTGTGGACAAGATTACGACGACAAAAGAACAAGGTGCAGAAGCGATCCTTCTTTATAATAATGTCGATGAAGGACATATTCCTAGCTATCTTGCTGAAGGTGTAGATTATATTCCTACCTTTTCTTTAACAAAAGATGATGGTGAAGCGCTAAAAGGAATTCTTGAGACAGATGAGACCTTTACATTTAGTAATTTAGACGCTATTACAACTGAAGGAGATAGATTAGCAGAATTTAGTTCACGTGGTCCTTCGAAAGTGAATTATGATATAAAGCCGGAAATTGTAGCTCCCGGTGTCAATATACAATCAACTGTTCCATCCTATATTAATGATCAGGAAAATGGAACGTATACATTTGCTTATCAGCGATTGTCTGGAACATCGATGGCTTCTCCACATATTGCTGGAATTGCCGCTCTTCTCCTACAATCAAATGATCAATACGAACCAGAAGATGTTCGCTCGCTATTAATGAATACTGCTGATCCATTAAACGGTGATTATAGTGTTTATGAAGTGGGTGCTGGAAGAGTAGATCCGTATGAAGCTGTTCATTCAGATTTGAATTTCCAAGTGATCGATGAAACAACCAATTTAGAGAATGGCAATGAAGTAGAGATTGAAGAAATAACAGGTGGAATGAGTTTCGGCTTAAAGTATGTCGACAAGAAAGATTTGAAATTGAAGAAAGAGTTAGAGATTACGAACGCAGGTGATCAAGATAAAGTATTGAAGGGGAATGTCGAGTTTACCAATCAATCATTAGATCCAGAAGAAAACAAAGTGAACTTCTCGATAAAGAATAATGTGAAAATCAAATCAGGGTAA
- a CDS encoding DUF4166 domain-containing protein — protein sequence MKSIYEKALGKDYDNLHPALQKKFGLTSGSKKIAIGTGIMKRIWGGNILMKPILRIGVTKHLTFPERGEHIPFTLENVAYENDRGEECFAWIRQFNFNKPRNFDAIMTFNMKKNNITDYLGLHHDFISDISLQVLDNGGIKITSSPIRYKRVTLPKAINGQAEVIEWYDDSTEQFHIFVEVKNHYFGTIFGYEGTFSIQYKTIK from the coding sequence ATGAAGTCAATCTATGAGAAAGCGTTAGGTAAAGATTACGATAACTTACATCCTGCTTTACAAAAAAAGTTCGGATTAACAAGTGGTAGTAAAAAGATTGCTATCGGAACTGGAATTATGAAACGCATATGGGGAGGAAATATATTGATGAAACCCATATTACGTATAGGGGTGACGAAGCACCTTACTTTTCCAGAAAGAGGAGAACATATCCCTTTTACACTAGAGAATGTAGCATATGAAAATGATCGCGGGGAAGAGTGTTTTGCTTGGATACGTCAATTTAACTTCAATAAACCACGGAATTTTGATGCGATTATGACATTTAACATGAAGAAAAATAATATTACGGATTATTTAGGACTGCACCATGACTTTATCTCTGATATTTCTTTACAAGTTTTAGATAATGGTGGAATTAAAATCACTTCTAGTCCGATACGATACAAACGAGTGACATTACCAAAAGCTATTAATGGTCAAGCGGAAGTAATAGAATGGTATGATGATTCCACAGAGCAATTTCATATATTTGTAGAAGTCAAAAATCATTACTTTGGAACAATATTTGGTTATGAAGGAACTTTTTCAATTCAATATAAAACCATTAAATGA
- a CDS encoding Nramp family divalent metal transporter, with translation MEDPNLEANRQDKKSFIQKVKSVGPGAIIAASFIGPGTVTTSTQAGASFGYALIWAVLFSILATIVLQEMSARLGIISKKGLAEAARDQFNHPAIKYPIIGFIIMAIYVGCTAYMSGDLRGTSLGLEALTGVSINIIGPIVGILILLLGLSGSYKLIEKLMVFFVVLMSIIFITTMFIAQPDIGGVLSGMFVPSIPVGSIITIIALIGTTVVPYNLFIHSSSVQERWSRPEQLKDSRRDIYFSIGVGGLITIAIVITSGTLMRGVEVGSVIDLAIQLEPLLGGFAESFLAIGIFSAGFSSATASALGAAITVSSMLKWENGMKNWKFKAVFSSVIIIGILSFVFRFEPLDVLLFAQALNGILLPSIAILLIVIMNNKKLLGSYANSTIINIIGIVVVVICTGLGIYSLVTAIQGFIG, from the coding sequence ATGGAAGATCCGAATCTAGAAGCAAATAGACAGGATAAGAAGTCGTTTATTCAAAAAGTGAAATCTGTTGGACCAGGTGCAATTATTGCTGCTTCATTTATAGGGCCTGGAACGGTAACTACTTCTACACAGGCTGGAGCAAGTTTCGGTTATGCATTAATTTGGGCGGTTCTATTCTCCATTTTGGCAACCATTGTTTTACAAGAAATGTCTGCACGTTTAGGTATTATTTCAAAGAAAGGATTAGCTGAAGCTGCTAGAGATCAATTTAACCATCCTGCAATAAAATATCCGATTATTGGATTCATCATTATGGCAATATACGTGGGCTGTACTGCATATATGAGTGGTGATTTAAGAGGAACATCGTTAGGATTAGAGGCCTTAACAGGGGTTTCCATCAATATTATAGGACCAATTGTCGGAATTTTAATACTTTTACTTGGGTTAAGTGGCAGCTATAAATTGATTGAAAAATTAATGGTGTTCTTTGTTGTTTTAATGAGCATTATTTTTATCACTACCATGTTTATAGCTCAGCCTGATATAGGTGGAGTGTTGTCCGGAATGTTTGTACCATCTATTCCCGTTGGTTCAATTATTACAATTATAGCATTAATAGGAACGACTGTTGTACCATATAACTTATTTATCCACTCTTCATCCGTACAAGAAAGATGGTCGCGACCTGAACAATTGAAGGATTCACGAAGAGACATTTATTTTTCCATTGGTGTTGGTGGTTTGATTACGATTGCAATCGTAATTACATCAGGAACACTGATGCGAGGAGTGGAAGTTGGCAGTGTGATAGATTTAGCAATACAATTAGAACCTTTACTTGGTGGATTTGCGGAATCATTTTTAGCTATCGGGATTTTTTCTGCCGGATTTTCTTCAGCTACAGCATCTGCATTAGGTGCTGCCATTACGGTAAGTAGTATGTTGAAATGGGAAAATGGAATGAAAAATTGGAAATTTAAAGCTGTATTCTCTTCCGTAATTATCATTGGTATCCTGTCCTTTGTATTTCGATTTGAGCCATTAGACGTTTTATTATTCGCTCAAGCGTTAAATGGTATATTACTACCTAGTATTGCGATTTTATTAATAGTTATAATGAATAATAAAAAATTACTAGGAAGCTATGCAAACTCCACGATCATTAATATAATTGGAATAGTAGTTGTTGTTATTTGTACTGGGCTAGGGATTTACAGTCTAGTTACAGCAATACAGGGATTCATTGGATAA
- the msrA gene encoding peptide-methionine (S)-S-oxide reductase MsrA, whose protein sequence is MMTLQKATFAGGCFWCMVKPFDQWDGVHQVISGYTGGKVINPTYEQVKKGNTGHYEAVEITYDDAIIDYNTILDLYWKQIDPTDDGGQFQDRGEQYRAAIFYHTKEQWGLAEASKEELATSGRFSKPIVTEIKPATPFYPAEEYHQDFYKKNKEEYEEDRAKSGRDEFIEDNWE, encoded by the coding sequence ATGATGACATTACAAAAAGCAACATTTGCAGGAGGATGTTTCTGGTGCATGGTTAAGCCTTTTGATCAATGGGACGGCGTTCATCAGGTTATATCTGGATATACTGGTGGAAAAGTTATAAACCCTACTTATGAACAAGTAAAAAAAGGTAATACTGGACATTATGAAGCTGTTGAAATTACATATGATGATGCAATCATCGATTATAATACGATACTCGATTTATATTGGAAGCAAATAGACCCAACTGATGATGGTGGTCAATTCCAGGATCGAGGAGAACAATATCGAGCTGCGATTTTTTATCATACGAAAGAACAATGGGGATTAGCTGAAGCCTCGAAAGAAGAACTTGCAACTAGCGGACGTTTTTCGAAACCAATTGTAACAGAGATTAAACCAGCCACTCCTTTTTATCCGGCTGAAGAATATCATCAAGATTTTTATAAAAAGAATAAAGAAGAATATGAAGAAGATCGAGCCAAATCTGGTAGAGATGAGTTTATTGAAGATAACTGGGAGTAA